A single window of Triplophysa rosa linkage group LG2, Trosa_1v2, whole genome shotgun sequence DNA harbors:
- the LOC130566817 gene encoding YLP motif-containing protein 1-like: MSVSTLTVSSSSNPEDIGVPPQASYDPTNDCSSRLLELHIVEEAVSSGPVSRSMSSETSGSTLKTHLMLDSSAKSSSLPVSCVNDSQMSVNTVVRISSPVPADSTSVTAAQRPPEVIKSSNQTEDVKSPVVNVKTSSPSTAPTSSSHVTALNSSKVNAKSAVPDPVPAITTPLASPVWRLASTPKTSRKNLENSESDTLRVKPQLEVSSHSQPESIRHEPLTSSDSEQWRLTVEDVEGAESCWTKDGVFLETSDLPLDLPLLQPSAVERLSASGQLKSVIRRTKETSNVHPMFREGHVRRKMGPLVLNKTNSQDRLIEELQGKLGIGRSERAQKKAAHWLTEGVIVCSSPQRLGQEGCVSPSVEKIIIPPHSPNPPKKLLIHPVPKKMPAPLPPPPLPPREPSPPPPSPPPKDPSPPPLIPPSPSPPPKPVTPPPPVKVLASVACQTEYQPLFPPVQESTCSLYI; the protein is encoded by the exons ATGAGTGTGTCTACTCTCACAGTGTCTTCTTCCTCTAATCCAGAAGACATCGGTGTTCCTCCTCAGGCCTCTTACGATCCTACGAATGATTGTTCATCACGTCTGCTGGAACTGCACATTGTTGAGGAAGCAGTAAGTTCAGGTCCAGTTTCCAGAAGCATGTCTTCCGAGACGTCTGGGTCAACTCTCAAAACTCATCTGATGTTAGATTCTAGCGCGAAGAGTTCAAGTCTCCCGGTGTCTTGTGTGAATGACTCTCAGATGAGTGTCAACACAGTGGTGAGGATCTCAAGCCCCGTGCCCGCTGACTCCACATCTGTGACTGCGGCTCAACGCCCACCGGAGGTCATTAAGAGCTCCAATCAAACTGAAGATGTGAAAAGTCCCGTTGTGAATGTGAAAACCTCCAGCCCGAGCACAGCTCCCACGAGCAGCAGTCACGTTACAGCATTGAACAGCTCTAAAGTCAATGCCAAGAGTGCGGTTCCTGATCCTGTGCCAGCAATCACTACACCACTCGCTTCTCCTGTCTGGAGACTTGCATCAACTCCCAAGACTTCCAGAAAGAACCTGGAGAACTCCGAATCAGACACACTGAGGGTGAAGCCTCAACTGGAGGTGTCCAGTCATTCCCAACCCGAATCCATCAGACATGAGCCTTTGACCTCGTCTGACAGCGAGCAATGGAGGTTGACGGTTGAAGATGTTGAAGGTGCAGAGAGCTGCTGGACGAAGGATGGTGTGTTCTTGGAGACGTCAGATCTTCCTCTGGATCTTCCTCTTCTTCAGCCGTCAGCAGTTGAAAGACTGTCTGCTTCAGGACAA CTTAAATCTGTAATCAGACGCACGAAGGAAACATCTAATGTCCACCCGATGTTTCGAGAAGGTCACGTGCGCAGAAAGATGGGTCCACTCGTTCTTAACAAAACAAACTCTCAGGATCGCCTCATTGAAGAGCTGCAGGGCAAACTGGGAATCGGCCGCTCTGAGCGAGCACAGAAAAAAGCCGCTCATTGGCTAACAGAAGGAGTCATAGTGTGTTCCAGCCCACAGCGTCTAGGACAAGAGGGTTGTGTTTCACCCAGTGTGGAGAAG ATCATTATTCCTCCACACTCAccaaatcctccaaaaaaactCCTAATTCACCCTGTCCCAAAAAAGATGCCTGCTCCTCTTCCCCCACCACCTCTGCCCCCCAGAGAaccctctcctcctcctccgtcACCTCCACCTAAAGACCCCAGTCCTCCTCCTCTGATCCCTCCTTCTCCATCTCCTCCACCCAAACCTGTGACTCCGCCCCCTCCTGTGAAGGTTTTAGCATCAGTGGCCTGTCAAACAGAATATCAGCCTCTGTTTCCACCGGTACAGGAATCAACTTGCTCTCTGTATATCTGA
- the ostf1 gene encoding osteoclast-stimulating factor 1, with translation MSKPPPKPAKPGQVKVYRALFTFDPRTPDELYFEEGDILYISDTSDSNWWKGTCRGRTGLIPSNYVAEQAESIDNPMHEAAKRGNLSWLRECLDNKVGINGLDKAGNTALYWACHGGHKDVVEILLSQPNCELNQQNKLGDTALHAAAWKGYADIVEMLLNKNARTDILNNEKKTALDMSTNAQCASLLKRKLGGVILRTHSNAEEYLDDDDSD, from the exons GTCAGGTTAAAGTCTACAGGGCTTTATTCACCTTTGATCCAAGAACG CCAGATGAACTGTACTTTGAGGAAGGAGATATTCTGTACATCTCAGATACT AGTGACAGTAACTGGTGGAAGGGCACATGTCGGGGAAGGACTGGTCTTATTCCCAGTAATTATG tggcTGAACAAGCAGAATCCATAGACAACCCCATGCATGAAGCAGCCAAGAGAG gtaatTTAAGTTGGCTCAGAGAGTGTTTGGATAATAAGGTTGGAATCAACGGACTGGATAAAGCTGGAAACACAGCTCTCTACTGGGCCTGTCACGGAGGACATAAAG ATGTGGTGGAGATTTTGCTAAGTCAGCCAAACTGCGAGCTCAATCAGCAG AATAAACTGGGAGACACGGCTCTACACGCAGCTGCCTGGAAGGGTTATGCAGATATAGTTGAGATGTTGCTCAATAAAA atgccAGGAcagacattttgaataatgaAAAGAAGACGGCTCTGGATATGTCCACTAACGCTCAGTGTGCTTCTCTACTGAAGAGAAAACTAGGAGGAG tgatTCTGCGCACTCACAGTAATGCTGAGGAGTATCTGGATGATGATGATTCTGACTAA
- the pxna gene encoding paxillin a isoform X2: MDDLDALLADLESTTSHISKQAAFLSDETPYSYPTGSDSYQEVLSPPPVTSHPAANGTLLEQTESEQSLSSVQKSPSPRVSQSDEDHVYSFPNKQKSTEPQTSAVMNSSLGCNLSELDRLLLELNAVQHSTPSFATEAPSGTQRLTSENGLSSAVKAPPPKVEKPKRHAAARGAEDVRPSVESLLTELETSVPVSVAAPSVPVISDMREILEDTPAAQQQARISASSATRELDELMASLSDFKVQSNIMAQGKSSPSGVQKPANKLDNMLGSLQSDLNKLGVQTVAKGVCGACKKPIAGQVVTAMGRTWHPEHFVCTHCQEEIGSRNFFERDGQPYCEKDYHSLFSPRCYYCNGPILDRVVTALDRTWHPEHFFCAQCGSFFGPEGFHEKEGKAYCRKDYFDMFAPKCGGCARAILENYISALNSLWHPECFVCRECFIPFVNGSFFEHEGQPYCEAHYHERRGSLCSGCQKPITGRCITAMAKKFHPEHFVCAFCLKQLNKGTFKEQNDKPYCQNCFVKLFS, encoded by the exons ACGCTCTTCTGGCTGATCTGGAGTCCACCACCTCACACATTTCCAAACAAGCTGCCTTTCTCTCAGATGAGACGCCGTATTCCTATCCTACAGGAAGTGACTCTTATCAGGAAGTGTTGTCTCCGCCTCCAGTCACATCACATCCTGCAGCGAATGGAACGCTGTTAGAGCAAACTGAATCAGAGCAG TCTTTGAGCTCCGTTCAGAAAAGCCCGAGTCCTCGCGTGTCGCAGTCAGACGAAGATCACGTCTATAGTTTCCCAAACAAGCAGAAGAGCACCGAGCCCCAGACATCGGCCGTCATGAACTCATCACTGGGCTGTAATCTGTCTGAACTGGACCGTCTGTTACTGGAGCTCAACGCCGTACAACACAGCACACCGTCCTTCGCCACTGAAG cGCCGAGCGGCACTCAGCGTTTGACTTCAGAGAACGGTCTCTCATCAGCAGTCAAAGCTCCGCCTCCTAAAGTAGAGAAGCCCAAACGTCACGCAGCGGCTCGAGGTGCAGAGGACGTCAGACCCAGCGTGGAGAGTTTATTAACTGAGCTGGAGACTTCTGTGCCCGTCTCTGT agcgGCTCCATCAGTGCCGGTGATTTCTGACATGAGAGAGATACTGGAGGACACACCAGCGGCTCAACAACAGGCCAGAATCTCTGCTTCATCTGCTACACGAGAACTGGATGAACTCATGGCCTCGCTGTCTGACTTCAAAGTTCAGAGTAAT ATCATGGCTCAGGGTAAAAGTTCTCCCAGCGGTGTTCAGAAGCCGGCTAATAAGTTGGACAACATGTTGGGCAGCCTGCAGTCAGATCTCAATAAACTGGGAGTTCAGACGGTGGCTAAAGGGGTTTGTGGAGCTTGTAAGAAACCCATCGCTGGACAG GTGGTGACAGCGATGGGCCGGACGTGGCATCCAGAACATTTCGTGTGTACTCACTGTCAGGAGGAAATAGGTTCAAGAAACTTCTTTGAGAGAGATGGACAGCCGTACTGTGAGAAAGATTATCACAGCCTCTTCTCTCCACGCTGTTACTACTGCAACGGACCCATACTGGAT AGAGTGGTGACAGCGTTGGACCGGACGTGGCACCCGGAGCATTTCTTCTGTGCCCAGTGTGGTTCATTCTTTGGCCCTGAGG GGTTCCATGAGAAGGAGGGAAAAGCCTACTGCAGGAAAGATTACTTTGACATGTTTGCCCCAAAGTGTGGCGGTTGTGCCCGAGCCATCCTGGAGAACTACATCTCTGCCCTCAACTCTCTGTGGCACCCCGAGTGTTTTGTGTGCAGG GAGTGTTTCATTCCCTTCGTGAACGGCAGTTTCTTCGAGCACGAGGGTCAGCCGTACTGCGAGGCACATTATCACGAGAGACGCGGCTCGCTCTGCTCCGGCTGTCAGAAGCCCATAACCGGCCGCTGTATCACTGCCATGGCCAAGAAGTTTCACCCCGAGCATTTCGTCTGCGCCTTCTGCCTCAAACAGCTGAATAAAGGCACGTTCAAAGAGCAGAACGACAAACCGTACTGCCAGAACTGCTTTGTCAAACTCTTCAGCTAG